TGTCCTCAGCATAACAGAGCCGGATACGATGGCAGACGAAGCGGCCAGCATGATCGAGGAAGGATTTAAATCCTTTAAAATGAAGGTTGGAACCGATATCGACCAGGATATTGAACGAATACGGAAGGTCAGGGAACGTGTCGGGTGGGACGTGCCGATCCGGGTGGACGTAAACCAGGGCTGGAAGAACAGCAGTCAGACGCTGAAGGCACTTAGGCATCTTCAAGAGTTGAACATCGATTGGCTGGAGCAGCCCGTCTTGGCAGATGATATAGATGGGATGGTCCGGATCAAAGCGAGGACGGATATCCCCCTCATGATTGATGAAGGGTTGAAAGGCTTACGTGACATGCGTGAGATCATCCAGAAGCAGGCAGCGGATAAAGTGAATATCAAATTGATGAAAAGCGGAGGGATCTACCCGGCAGTCAAACTCGCCCACATGGCTGAGATGGCCGGGATGGAATGCCAGGTCGGTTCAATGGTCGAATCTTCCATCGCGTCAGCAGCCGGATTCCATGTGGCTTTTTCCAAAAAGGTCATCACTAGTGTAGAATTGACGGGACCGATTAAGTTTTCAAAGGACATTGGAGACCTGCATTATGACGTTCCATTTATCCGACTATCGGATAAAGCGGGCCTCGGTGTTACAGTAGATAAAGCTATTTTGGAAGAGTTGACTGAGTTTAAGAGTATCGTAGAGTAAGGAGCATGGAATCATGGATTATCTATTCGAAGGGTTTCTTGAAAATAAAAATGAATCATACATCGTCCGTTTGTTAAGTAAAGAGGATATGAGTCAAATACAGCAGCTGCAGGAACTTGTGGTGGATACGTTGACGGAAAAAAAGAACCTGCAACCCCTGACGTATGAGGAATTGGATTATATTCTAACCGGAAACGGGCTGATGATCGGAGCCTTTACAGAGACGGGATTAATCGCATTCAGAGCATTATTGATCCCGCCTATTGACGAAGAGCATCTGGGGCTGGATGTAGGATTGGGTGCAGAAGAACTGCCACGGGTCATCTACCAGGAAATTTCGAACGTCCACCCGGATTACAGAGGCAACCGGCTTCAGCAAACACTGGCTCATTTGATCATGCAGGAGATGGGGGAGCTGGAACAAAAGTTCACCTATGTGGCGTGCACCGTCGCGCCCTTTAATATTCCCAGTTTAAAAGATAAGTTCAAGCAGGGAATGGAGATTGCTGCTCTTAAGATCAAGTACGTTGATCAATTGCGCTATGTTTTCATCAAGCGCCTTGAGGGAGATGGCGGAGGAGAAGAAATTTCCGAGATTGCCAGAGTTCCGATGGGGGATGTCGAGGGCCAGCAGGCGTTATTGGATGAGGGCTGGCGAGGGATTTCGATGGAGGAAGATGATGGTGGGTATCGGGTGTTGTATGTGAGAAGGCAGTTGAAGGGATAAAGCTCCTTCTTTTAAAATAGCGGAATTGCAGTGAAAGGCAGATGAATTCATCCTTCATTTTGAGTGTCCCCTGATTAATAAACGGACTTTTTCCGGTTATCATGCAAAATAGGGGTAGTCTTAGGGGAAATAAGCGGAATTTCTCCGTTTAAGGCAAGTCAAAGTGGCCCATCTTAAAGCTTTTTGAGTAAATAGGCGGAATATTTCCGTCTATTACTCGATATTTCGTGCAGAATTCCTCAATAAGCGGAATATGTCCGCTTATGAAAGTGTGTTGTTTTATGGATATATAGAAGTCGCAAGAAAATGCTTGGAGCATCTGTCGCCAAGCATTTTTATTTTCTTTATGAAGTCTTCACATGCTCATTGGACAGCATACCTGATGGAACTTCCTTGAACAATTTAGGCTTTGTCTTCAATACCGAAAACAACACACACCCTGCCAAAACAATCGCACTTCCTACAGCTTGAAGCCCATTCATCTTCTCACCCAAAAAGACAAACGCCAACAAAGCCGTGAAAACAGGGTTAAAGTTCAAGAACAACCCCGACGTACTTGGCCCTAGCTTATTCACCCCGACATTCCAAAGCACCATGCAGACAACCGTGGAAATCACGCCGGTATACAGGATCGACTGCACAAATGATGCATCGACATTGGTCACACGGAAATCATGAAGATTGAAAGGCAGCAGTATAAGAAGTCCGAAAATCCCTGAATAAAGTATCGACATCATGGGCGTAACACTCTTCATCGCCCACTTGCTGCAAACGGAATAAAAGCCCCACATCACCACCGCAGCCAGCATATACAGGTCCCCTTCATTGAACTCTAAGGAAAAGACCATTTCCAGGTTTCCTTTGGACAGGACAAGCAACACGCCAAAGAGTGACAAGAACATGGATGACAGTTGAAAGGCGTTCACCTTTTCCTTCAGAAAAACAAACGAAATTCCGGCAATCGAAAACATATTTAACGTGGAAATCAGGCCAACATTCGTGGCAGAGGTCTTTTCCAATGCCATGAATTGCAGCGCCTGAAAGAGGGCGACCCCTGTCAGCCCCATTAAACATAATGGCAGTATCGATCGTAGTGGTGGGACGAGCTTTTTTTCCTTCCACCAGACAATCGGAAACAGGCAGACAATGGCGATTGCCCATCTTAATATCGTCAACGTTCCCGGGGATGCATGCTCCACGAGCGTTTTCCCCACGATGAAATTGCCTCCCCAGAGAAGGCTGGTCAGTAACAATAGATAATGATATTTCACGTCATTTTAGCCCCTTTTCACAGAGCCACTGTGCACAATGACATTTACTATAAGAATAATTTTAACATTTAATCAGATTTACAGAAGAACATATTGTATAATGAGGATTAATCGAAATAATTGAAAGTATGATAGAATATAAGGTTATAAAAATTCATTTTTATATCGTTTTATCAGGGGGTTTTTGGAACAATTGAAAAGGGTGGTTGAATCATGGAATCAGTGGTAAGCAGGGTATTGGACCAAATGGATCTCAAGCTTTTGGATTTGCTGCAGAAGGACGGGCAGCTGAGCAATCTTGAATTATCGAAGCGGGTCAATTTATCGGCACCGGCCGTTCACGCACGAATCAAGCGTTTGGAAACAGAAGGGTATATCAAGAAACAGGTAGCGATTCTGAACCATGAAAAACTGGGATTTGATCTACTATGCTTCGTGTTTATGAGTACGAATGAACACCGCACCGAAAAATTGGAAGCAGTGGAAAGGACATTGGAATCAATGGAGGAAGTCCTGGAATGTCATTGCTTGACCGGGGAATATGATTATCTTCTAAAAGTCGCCTGCAAGGATCGAAAGGGGCTGGAGCTCTTTATTAGAAGGTTGAATGAGATGGGGATCACGAAGATACAAACGAGCTTGGCGTTGAGGGAGATTAAGGATTCGACGGTGCTACCGATAGTGGAGGATTAAGTGGGGATTAGCCCCCAACATTCAGAAACTTAAATATAAGTAGAGTTGCAATAATACATATAGGAATCCGAGCAACAGCAAAATCAGCAGACCAATGATGGACGGAATCAGATAAAGGGCACGAGCCCCTTTTTCCAGGTTTATCATAGAAAAAATGAAAGCAGAAACACCAATTAAATAAGGGATAAGGTATCCAATGCCTAGATAAAGTAAAATACCCCCACTTGAGCCGATAGAGTATTCAACAGCTGTGTCTGCTAAAATCAGTAGAATGGTAGAAAATCCGGTTATTAGTAAAAAAATTCGTATGTAATGGTGAATGGTTAACATCCTTTCTTTTATCCAACTGCCTTATGTTTGATCATTTTTACGCTATGATTTTTCTGGTCTTTGAAGTTAAGAATCTTACTTTATGATTTATCATTTGGAGACTGATGTCAATGTGTGCTGTAAATATTATTAAGGCACTGGCGATGCACGACTTTGCCAATCCACAGGGCTTAATTTAGTGATGTCATCAGCATTATCCCAGCCAGGGATCAATGCTTTTTTTATGAGGAATTCACTCCAAACGTGACCAATCTATTTCCATTTGCGTCTAAGTGTAGGAGAGAAAGGGGGAACAGTTTTGGACCAACAAGAATTAAATGAATGGTTTACACAATACGGAGAATCGATCCTCACATACATACTTTTGATGGTACGTGATTATCAACAGGCAGAGGATTTAACACAGGAGACCTTTCTGAAAGCCTATAGAAGCAAACAGCAATTCAAACAAAATTCATCTGTGAAAACATGGCTGTTTTCCATTGCGCATAATGTGACGATCGATCACTTTCGGAAGAAGCACCCGCTGAAACACTACCTGGACCTCACAATGGAGGAGAAAGACGGCATGCCTTTACCTGAACAAATCGTCGAGATGAATGAAGAATCGGAAGAATTATACAGAGCGATTCAACAATTAAAACCAACGTACAAACATGTCATTATCCTAAGAAAGTTGAAAGAATTTTCAACAGCAGAAACAGCCCATGTGTTGAACTGGTCAGAAAGTAAAGTGAAAATGACGCTAAGAAGAGCGCTGGTTGAGCTGGAGAAGGTTTTGACGAGGGGAGGGGTCATCAATGAAATCAACAGATCCATTTAAAGAGTTGGAAGAACAGCTAAAGGTAAGAGACAGATCAAAAGAACAGCTTCGAAGTAAAATGATGCAGAGCACAAATGAAAGGAAGAAGAGCTCTTTTAAAAAGTATGGATGGATTGCGGCAGCGTGTATGCTCTTTCTTGTCATATCTCCGTTCTACTCAACGACCATGGCAAGTATTGTGGCGAAAGTATTACCAATCACGATCACTCCACAGATTTCAGACGGAGAACCCAATCCCAATTTGACTTCGGACCTTTTTAAACTAGTCGAAAAGGAAGGATACAGAGTAGGTTCAGTTGGAACAACACCGTCTCCCTTCACCATTGAAGTGTCACTCGTGTTGGGGGATTCCACATTAAAACAAGCCAAAGAAGATCTTGAAGCCAAGATCACCAGTTATTTATATGAAAATGGATATGACGATTACGAATTAAAGATATCCGAAGCACCTGAAATTCCCACTCATGAGGGAAGTGATGGCTTAAACAAGGAATATGATCAAGTCCGAGAAATCGTGAAGGAAATATTCGCTTCCTATGGATATGCCGAAGAAGCTGAGTATGAGTTAGCAGGTATGAAGGGGACCGGCGCTTCAGCGATCGTCACCATTGATATGCCGGACCATATTGATGAATCAAAGGAAATCATTGCAGACATTGAAAAAGAAATAGAACGACAGGATCTAGATGTGAAAGAGGTTGAGGTGAATACTTTCAATTTACAGCATCGTCTGCAGGATAATCGTTGGTCCATGATCTCTTCTGATATTTATGATGCCATGGTAGGGAAATCGACATATAAATTGGCTGGGCTATCGTACCAGGTGAAGGATGGACACTCTTATGTTTGGATAAAAACAGATCTGGATAAACCACTTCCTCAAGAGCAGATTGCAGAAATCAAAAAAGCGATACAGGACTATATGGCTTTACCTGAAACGAAAGAGCAAATTCGTGATGATGAGTATACGATTGAATTTTTGTTGAAGAATGGGAAGTCGTTTGTGGAGATAACGAATTAAATGGTTGTTTCAAACTTAGTAAGCTGTCGGGAAAGTTACGGCAGCTTTTATCTATATATGGTAAAATATAACTATTGAGTTTCAGGGGGAGAGGGGAGTGGAAGGTGCCTGCAACCTACACTGCTCAAACAAGGATGTGAAAATATGTTTGTAGCTCAAATAATATTCATTTCAATAGGAATATTCACTATTATTATGGGGTTGTTGGTATGGAAAAAACGTTGCTACAAATTGATGGCAGGATATGTGGAAGGCAGCATCAAGAATGAAGCTGCGTTTGGAAAAGTGAATGGAATTTTCGTTATGGTCATGGGGATATGGACCATTGTTTTTAGTTTCTTTATGGATGTGATGAGTGTATGGGTGTTTATTGGTCTACTAATGATAATAGTTATTGCTCAAATTTTATTGAATAGTAAGATTGCTAAAAAATGAAGTTATCGCTGAATGAAACGAAAAGTATTTTTTGTTTCATTTTGTGATAAAATATAGATGAAGGAGGGGTTTATGATGATTATTGAAGAAGGTAAAATAAATTCTGCTGCCTTGATTTTAGATAACATCGATTATGAAAAAGACCCTGCATTTGTGTTTCTCATGTTAGCGCATGCCACTGAAATGAAACATCATCGTTCTGTACGGAAAATACTACACACTGAAGATACAGTCTTTAAACAGAAAATAAATTCTCATGATGAATATAAAAAGTTGATCGTGTCACTGTCAGAAGTATTGAGGGATACAGCGATGCATCCTGTGGAGAATTTGGCTGTCACAAAATACTTTCTAGACTCCCTGTTCTTACTTATCTCAGACAAGGGATCTTTGAAATATGATTACCAGCACGACTATCTTTATTCTTCCAGTTTGATCTGCAATGGCTTGAAAATTTCTAAGGCTACTCTAAGTCGCTATGTAAATCTTGGTTTAGAGGTGGTTGAGACAAATAAACATAATCGATATCCTGCTCATGTAACATTTTATTGGAAGGACAGCTTGTGGTCATCACGCATACAAGCCATATTTCAGGCATTTAAGATCCGTAACCGTACCCGGTTGGATATCATAAAAGAGTTGGAAGAAGAAAATCGTACGTATGAAAAGAGCCACGGGAATAAATCTTTCTATGAAGTCTACGCCCAAGTTAAGAATCCAGATGAATTAGAAGATCCCGAGAAATATTATGACTGGAAAGACATAATGGACGAGTTAGAGGAACTTACAAATGAAGATCAATAAGACTGATCGGATTCAACATATTCAACGACTCTTCGAATCAAATCCGGATGTATTTGATTTTAATAAACCTGAGGTACTTGAAATTAGTGCAAAAGGTTCTAAAAGAGTGACGGCTGTTCTTCCCTTATTGCATCATAACGTGTATGGTGAAACAGTCCTTTTTATAAATGAAAAAATCGAAAATGAAGACTTAAAGGAGTTTAGATATGGCTGGGAGCTTTCCCAACGTCAACGCAAGTTGGGTGTTTCATCACGATTTCTTACAGCGTTTGATAAACAACATAAACCAGAACCGCCTTATAACAATATTAGTACTGATCCATATCACCATCATTATGAAATAGGCAATAAGGTTCTGCGTACTGAAACTTTTGTTCAGTCTTTAGAGGATGTTATTACTATTTTAAGAGATTATATTATAAGTGGAGACCCTTACCACAGTAATCATAGATTCATATAATCGCCCCTAAACTAGAGAGGTTTTTTCTTTCCACGAATATCCCCCCACTAAAAACACCATTGCTATCAAAAAATAATTAGTGTACGATAAAAAGAAAATTTTAACGAACGAATCATAGTGGAAAGTATAGAAGGGACACCAACAAAGCGAACGGAATGATTTTTTCATAATAAGCAGATTCGTTTTGGCAGGGGTCTCTTTTGGTTTAAGGAGGATGCCAACATGACACACTACATAAATGAATTTATAGACTTCTTCTGGAAGCATGACATCTATTTCCGAATTGTGGTGAGTGCGGTGTTGGGGTTCATCATCGGATGGGATCGGTCATCGAAGAATAAGCCGGCCGGTTTGAAAACCTATACGTATGTTTCGGTGGCATGTACGTTGATTACGATTGTTTCGATTGAAGGGGCCAATATGCTCAGTGAACCGGATAGTGGGAAGATGATGGATCCACTCCGTCTCGCTGCCCAGATCGTATCGGGGCTCGGTTTCTTGGGTGCAGGTGTGATCCTGAAAGATGGACTGCGGGTGAAAGGGCTCACGTCGGCTGCAATGATTTTCTACGTCGGGGGTATCGGAATCGGCATCGGGGCAGGGTTTTATTCGATTGTCATCTTCGCCACACTTGTCACCTTCATCATGACGAGGATCGGTAACTTCTTTGAAGAACGGGAGATTAAGGCGATGAGTCTGCCGAAGCTGCGGAAGAAAAGCGATGAGAAAGACGACTAAATGCAAGGTGGGAACGGATGATCCGTTCCCGCTTTTTATTTTGTGCCAAGAATTTCATTGCCAACTTTTAGTTAATGTTGTATTATTGTGAATAATCAGACATATATATTAGACAGGTTTTAGTCTAAGGGTAGAGATGCGGAGAATCCCTGTGACCAATAAAATGCATGCCACATTTTTGTGCTGCAGTTTATTGTTCATGGGTTTTTTTATGAAAAAAAAGGGGAGGAAATGACATGAAGATCAGGCTTTTATCATTCGTTTTAGTGTTGATGGTTGTGTTTGCCGGATGCAGCAGCAGTGATACCGCTGGAGGTGAAACGACTGAAATTGATTTTTGGTTCCCGGTAGCGGTTGGCGGTGATGTAGCGAAGATCGTGGATGGGTTTGTGGCGGATTTCGAGAAAGAGAATCCCGACATCAAGGTGAATGCGAAATACGGAGGCAGTTATGCCGAGACGATGACCCAGGTGATGGCATCGGCCCAGGCAGGAAATTCGCCTGAGCTTGCCGTATTATTCTCCATCGACCTTTTTACATTGCTTGAGAATGACCTGATTGAGGAATTGACGCCGATGTTCGATGAAAAGTATCTGGATGATTTCTATGATGGATTCATGGCGAACTCTTCCATCGGGGATAAAGTGTACAGCTTGCCGTTCCAGCGCAGTACGATCGTCCTTTACTACAATAAGGATGCATTCAAGGAAGCCGGGCTTGATCCGGAAGCTCCACCAGAAAACTGGGATCAGCTTGTGGAATATGGGAAGAAGCTGACGAAGAATGGTGGAAAGGATCAGTGGGGTCTTGAGATTCCGAGTACCGGCTATCAGTACTGGATGTTCCAGGCGCTGGCTCTTCAGACAGAAAAGAATATCATGTCCCAGGATGGAAAAGAAGTGTATTTCAATGCACCATATGCAAAAGAAGCAATGGATTTCTGGTTATCCCTTGGAAAGGAACATAAAATCATGCCGGAGGGTGTCATTGAATGGGCGACGGTCCCTTCTGACTTCCTGAGTGGAAAAACGGCGATGATGTACCATACGACAGGTAACCTGACAAATGTGAAGAACAATGCGGACTTTGATTTCGGTGTCTCGTTCCTGCCGGCGAACGAGCAATATGGTTCCCCTACAGGAGGCGGGAATATCTACTTGTTCAAAGGCCTGCCAAAAGCAAACAAGGAAGCAGCCGTCAAGTTCATGAAATTCCTGACTGAACCGGAGCGTGTGGCTCAGTGGTCCATCGATACAGGATATGTCGCCACCACCGAATCGGCTTACGAGACAGACGTGTTGAAGAAGTATGTAGAGGAATTCCCTCCTGCACTGGTTGCCCGTGAGCAATTGGAATATGCAGAAAGTGAACTCGCAACCTATCAAAATGGTGAAGTACAGAAAATTTTCAATGATAACATTCAATCGATCTTAACGGGTCAAAGCCCTGTGGATGAAGGATTGGATAACGCACAGAAGAAAGCAGAAGACGTGTTGGAGCCATTTCAGTAAACGGCAACAGGTGAAGCATTGAAAGAAGTGGAGCTCAAGTGGACAGTGTGCTGCCCTTGGGCTCCTTTCACAAGAAAGGTGGGACTGATCGATGACAACGAAACATAGAAAATTCAGTTCCCGGGCAAGGAATAATCTGTTCGCCTACGGGTTGCTGTTACCTTCATTTATCTTTTTAACCTTGTTTACGTTTTATCCGACGCTGAAGTCGATTCAGTTAAGCTTCTACAGCGGTCCGATGACGAGGCTGCAATTTTCCGGATTGGAACAGTATAAGGAAGTCTTCGGAGATGAAATTTTCAGGAAGGTCATCTTGAATAACATCCTCTTCATGATCGGGACAGTACCTACGAGTCTGTTCCTGGCGATGTATCTTGCCATCTGGTTGAATAAGAAAATGGCAGGAAGCGCCTTGCTCCGTACGTCCTTTTTTTACCCGACCATTGTTCCGCTCATCGCGGTAGCGAATATTTGGCTTTTCATTTACACGCCTCAGTATGGATTGCTTGATAACTTTCTCCATACGTTCGGCCGCGGGGATACAAGCTGGTTGGGGGACCCGAGTACCGTCATGGTTGCGATGATTGTCATGATCATCTGGAAAGATGCGGGTTTCTTTATGATCTTCTATCTGGCAGGTTTGCAGAATTTGCCGAGTGACGTGTATGAAGCGGCTGAGATGGAAGGGGCAAAACCGTTCCAGATGTTCCGTCATATCACGTTTCCTCTGCTGATGCCGACGACGCTGTTCGTCATGATCGTGGCGATCACGAATTCATTCAAAAATGTCGACCACCTGTACATAATGACCAAAGGTGGACCGGATAATGCCAGTAATCTATTACTCTACCATATTTACGAAGCGGCGTTTACGAACTGGGATCTTGGTAAAGCCGCGGTGCTGACCGTGATCCTGATTGTCATCATGCTCGGTATCACTGCCTTTAACTATTTATATCTTGATCGGAAAATCCATTATTAGGAGGGGAAGCGACGATGAAAAAACTGAACTATGGCATCATTATTGTTCTAGGGATTCTTTCATTCATCCCCCTGCTTTGGGTGGTCGTCACTTCTTTCTCTCCGGGGAATCAAGTGATTAATGGAGGCTTTCCGTTTTGGGTCACAAATCCGACGTTTGAAAACTACATCCAGGCATGGGAGACGGCACCATTTCTGCAATACTATTTCAATACGTTCGTGATTGTGTTTGGCGTGTTGATCGTCCAGATCGTCACGGTGACCCTTGCTGCTTATGCGTTTGCACGGGTGAACTTCACAGGAAAGAATGTCTTGTTCATCCTGTTCCTGCTGCAGCTCATGATTCAGCCTGAAATCCTGCTGTTCCCAAACTACCAGGTCATCAGCCAGCTGGGACTCGTCAATACCAAGCTTGCCGTCATGATGCCGTATTGGGCTTCGGCGTTCGGGGTCTTCCTGATGCGCCAGACGTTCAAGCAGGTTCCATTTGATCTTGATGAAGCGGCAAGAATGGACGGATGTAAATGGTATCAAACCCTGTGGCATGTCTATATACCATCGGCGAAACCGACCTATATAGCCTTTGCCCTGGTATCCGTCAGCCACCATTGGAGCAACTTCATGTGGCCTTTGATCATCACGGATTCCGTTGAGTCCCGCCCATTGACCGTCGGGCTTGCATTATTTGCACAATCCTATGAAACAGGCGCCCAGTGGGGGATGGTTGCCGCAGGTACGGTCATGGTCATCATGCCATTGGTCATTGCCTTTTTCCTTTTTCAAAAACAATTCGTATCGAGCTTTATGCACTCAGGAATTAAATAGGAGGGAATCTGATGGACATTCATTTTTTAGGAACGGGGAGTGCGTATCCCGGTTCGGAACGCGACAATACCTCCATCTGCTTCTCGAATGATAAGTATCATGTGCTGGTCGATGTCAGCGGAAACCCTTGCAGGAAACTGAAGCAGCTGCAGATAGATTTAAAGGAACTTGATGCCGTCGTGTTCACCCATTTTCATATTGATCACATTTACGGCTTGCCATCCCTGCTATGGGGGATGTGGCTTGACGATAGGAGGAAGCCTTTAAGGATTCTGTGTGACGAGCGGAATGAGAGGAAGCTTCAGGAATGGCTCGATACTATGGAAGCCGACCAATGGCCGATTGCCTTTCCGATTGAGATCGAGACATTTGATGGTGATCGGGAAACGGAAATTCTGTCTGGAGGGGGAATGACGTTTTCCTGCTTTAAGGCCCTACATTCTGTTCCAACAGTCGGGCTTGAAGTACGATGTGCCGGAAGGGTGCTCGTATATTCGAGCGATTCGGAAATCAACGCACGGATTGGTGAGTATGACCATATAGATGTGTTAATCCATGAAGCAACGTCTGCGAGGAAAGTGGCAGGCAATCACAGCAGTCTTGTTGAAATCGTTGAAAAGTATGATGTGGATAGAATCGGGAAGATTGTTCTTGTCCACCTATCCGACGGCGAACCGTATGAAGAAGAGGTGGAGAAGCTCGGAACATCAAAGGTCATCATCGGCGAAGATTTGATGACACAACACTTGTAAATGAATAGGTACAAGGATAAAGATGAGGAGATTCCTTGGGTATGACGAAAAATCCAATTATTCAATTGGAGAAATCGTCATGCTTAAGGAATTTTTTATTTGTTGGAGGGGGTACAAATGAAGAATTTAAAGGGGTATATTTTCGACTTGGATGGGACCGTGTATCTCGGTAAACAGTTGATAGAGGGAGCAGACACCACCATCAATGCACTTCTCAAGGAAGGAAAAAAGGTGCTGTTTTTGACCAATAAGACCATTGAGTCCCGTCAGCGCTATGTGGAGAAGTTGAACGGATTTAATATTCAGGCCAACCTTGAGAACATTTTGAATCCGACGGTTACCCTGATTGACTATTTAAAGGAACATCATCCCCAAGCGACGTTGTATGTGATTGGGGAGCAGCCCATCAAGGATGAGCTGACACTTGCGGGATTCCGGGAAGGAATGACACCTGCCGAGGTGGATATCGTCGTGCTTTCATGGGACCGGGATTTTCATTATGACCATTTGAATTTTGCCTATCAGTCAATCAAGCTCGGTGCGAAGATGATTGCGACCAATCCAGACAAAACCT
The DNA window shown above is from Rossellomorea vietnamensis and carries:
- a CDS encoding carbohydrate ABC transporter permease, translated to MTTKHRKFSSRARNNLFAYGLLLPSFIFLTLFTFYPTLKSIQLSFYSGPMTRLQFSGLEQYKEVFGDEIFRKVILNNILFMIGTVPTSLFLAMYLAIWLNKKMAGSALLRTSFFYPTIVPLIAVANIWLFIYTPQYGLLDNFLHTFGRGDTSWLGDPSTVMVAMIVMIIWKDAGFFMIFYLAGLQNLPSDVYEAAEMEGAKPFQMFRHITFPLLMPTTLFVMIVAITNSFKNVDHLYIMTKGGPDNASNLLLYHIYEAAFTNWDLGKAAVLTVILIVIMLGITAFNYLYLDRKIHY
- a CDS encoding carbohydrate ABC transporter permease is translated as MKKLNYGIIIVLGILSFIPLLWVVVTSFSPGNQVINGGFPFWVTNPTFENYIQAWETAPFLQYYFNTFVIVFGVLIVQIVTVTLAAYAFARVNFTGKNVLFILFLLQLMIQPEILLFPNYQVISQLGLVNTKLAVMMPYWASAFGVFLMRQTFKQVPFDLDEAARMDGCKWYQTLWHVYIPSAKPTYIAFALVSVSHHWSNFMWPLIITDSVESRPLTVGLALFAQSYETGAQWGMVAAGTVMVIMPLVIAFFLFQKQFVSSFMHSGIK
- a CDS encoding MBL fold metallo-hydrolase — translated: MDIHFLGTGSAYPGSERDNTSICFSNDKYHVLVDVSGNPCRKLKQLQIDLKELDAVVFTHFHIDHIYGLPSLLWGMWLDDRRKPLRILCDERNERKLQEWLDTMEADQWPIAFPIEIETFDGDRETEILSGGGMTFSCFKALHSVPTVGLEVRCAGRVLVYSSDSEINARIGEYDHIDVLIHEATSARKVAGNHSSLVEIVEKYDVDRIGKIVLVHLSDGEPYEEEVEKLGTSKVIIGEDLMTQHL
- a CDS encoding HAD-IIA family hydrolase, translated to MKNLKGYIFDLDGTVYLGKQLIEGADTTINALLKEGKKVLFLTNKTIESRQRYVEKLNGFNIQANLENILNPTVTLIDYLKEHHPQATLYVIGEQPIKDELTLAGFREGMTPAEVDIVVLSWDRDFHYDHLNFAYQSIKLGAKMIATNPDKTCPVEMGDVPDCAGMIGAVEAVVGRKIDVQIGKPSILTIKAALKILQLEPEECVMIGDRLETDIRMGIEAGMRTALVLSGITREEDLRGTVWTPDYVLESVKGLLSEKKL